In a genomic window of Chloroflexota bacterium:
- the alaS gene encoding alanine--tRNA ligase, whose protein sequence is MTGDELRKAFLSFFEGKGHTVLPSSSLIPQGDPTLLLTTAGMVQIKPYFLGLATPPNTRLTSCQKCFRTTDIDSVGDTRHLTFFEMLGNFSVGDYFRKEAIEWAWEFVIQWLKFPPERLWITVFLDDDEAFKYWRQIGVPAERIVRLGEKQNFWGPAGDSGPCGPCSEIHYDFGVELGCGESGCGPACDCGRFSEIWNLVFTQYDQNKEGRRTPLPKPNIDTGMGLERVAAVMQGKRSVYETDLFAPIVARVAQISGKRFGEGDKTDKSIKIVSEHVRGIPFLIADGVVPSNEGRGYVLRRLLRRASLFGRNLGLEDPFLVTLADFVIEKMGRVYPELKLNQNLVRNVIDMEEKRFGQVIDAGIGHLDAVLLEMIENVRRQALSPNFAETFAQVQKMVQHLQQDAIPMQAIKQYQEAASLLQKAVQHLQQDAIPMQAIKQYQEAASQWQKTLQVFKLDASLIRVLQQFKPFVIPGGEAFKLYDTYGFPKELTEEIAAEGGFHVDSQEFEREMEKQQERARASHKFSLGDRTDLKSYEQLGITRTEFVGYDRQNHKSVVMGLIAGGRPVESASEHDEVEVILKETPFYGEMGGQVGDTGVIRGGHGAVSVTQTTRPLPDLTVHHSEVIRGRIAVGDSIEAEVDLPRRLDIARNHTATHLLQSALRAVLGQHVRQSGSLVAPDRFRFDFTHLEPVGKERLLEIQHLVNEKIRQNLSVVAQNTSYGEAVSEGATALFGEKYGEVVRMISIGDPPFSVELCGGTHVHSTGEIGILHIIAEESVGSGVRRIEAVTGSGAERLLEQRASMLEFLALELQTVPDGVEAKVSSILVELDVERKRALAMEREIARQMAGPLLSQVKVINGVNVLSAKVSATSPEAVREVGDRLKEELKSGVIVLGAVYNERPSLLSMVTPDLIAKGFHAGDLVKQVAKVVGGGGGGKAELGQGSGKDATKLEEALKQAASLVELHYDKDSGVWRKDVG, encoded by the coding sequence GTGACTGGCGACGAACTCAGAAAGGCTTTCCTCAGTTTCTTTGAGGGAAAGGGACATACAGTCCTTCCCAGTTCCTCTCTGATACCGCAAGGTGACCCGACCCTGCTATTGACCACTGCCGGTATGGTACAGATCAAGCCCTATTTTTTGGGTTTGGCCACGCCGCCTAACACTCGACTGACCTCCTGTCAGAAATGCTTCCGTACCACCGATATCGATTCAGTGGGAGATACGAGACATCTCACCTTCTTCGAGATGTTGGGGAACTTCAGTGTAGGAGATTACTTCAGGAAAGAAGCTATCGAATGGGCCTGGGAATTTGTCATTCAGTGGCTCAAGTTCCCACCTGAACGTCTCTGGATAACCGTTTTCCTTGATGATGATGAGGCTTTCAAATATTGGCGACAGATAGGGGTTCCTGCGGAGAGGATTGTGAGGCTTGGTGAGAAGCAAAACTTCTGGGGACCGGCGGGAGATTCCGGGCCCTGTGGCCCCTGCAGTGAGATTCACTATGATTTTGGTGTGGAATTAGGCTGTGGCGAATCAGGTTGTGGCCCGGCTTGCGACTGCGGTCGCTTTTCCGAGATATGGAATCTGGTATTTACCCAGTATGACCAGAACAAAGAAGGACGCCGCACCCCTCTGCCTAAGCCCAATATAGATACTGGGATGGGCTTAGAGCGCGTGGCTGCAGTAATGCAGGGGAAGAGGTCAGTGTATGAGACCGATCTGTTTGCTCCCATAGTAGCCAGAGTGGCGCAGATTTCTGGAAAAAGATTTGGAGAGGGTGACAAGACTGATAAATCCATCAAGATAGTGTCTGAGCATGTCCGTGGCATCCCCTTTCTGATTGCGGATGGGGTGGTTCCGAGCAATGAGGGAAGGGGTTATGTGTTGCGTCGGCTGCTGCGCCGCGCATCCCTCTTTGGCAGGAACCTGGGGCTTGAAGATCCTTTCCTCGTTACGTTGGCAGATTTTGTTATTGAGAAGATGGGGCGTGTCTATCCTGAACTGAAGCTAAACCAGAACCTAGTCCGAAATGTCATAGACATGGAGGAGAAGCGGTTTGGGCAGGTTATTGATGCTGGGATAGGTCACCTTGATGCCGTGTTATTAGAGATGATCGAAAATGTAAGAAGACAGGCATTAAGTCCAAATTTTGCAGAGACGTTTGCTCAGGTGCAGAAGATGGTGCAGCATCTTCAGCAAGACGCCATTCCCATGCAGGCAATCAAGCAGTATCAGGAAGCGGCCAGTCTATTGCAGAAAGCGGTGCAGCATCTTCAGCAAGACGCCATTCCCATGCAAGCGATCAAGCAGTATCAGGAGGCGGCCAGCCAATGGCAGAAGACGCTACAAGTGTTCAAGCTGGACGCCAGTCTCATCCGAGTGCTGCAGCAGTTCAAACCATTTGTAATTCCAGGCGGAGAGGCATTCAAATTGTATGATACCTATGGGTTTCCTAAGGAATTGACGGAAGAGATCGCTGCTGAGGGAGGTTTTCATGTTGATTCCCAGGAGTTTGAACGGGAGATGGAAAAGCAGCAGGAGCGCGCCAGGGCATCCCACAAGTTCAGCCTTGGTGATAGGACAGATTTGAAGTCCTATGAGCAGTTGGGAATCACTCGGACGGAATTTGTTGGATATGACCGACAGAATCATAAGTCAGTGGTGATGGGGTTGATAGCAGGAGGCAGACCTGTTGAGTCTGCTTCTGAGCATGATGAGGTTGAGGTGATCTTGAAGGAGACGCCTTTCTACGGAGAGATGGGTGGACAAGTCGGTGACACCGGTGTGATTCGAGGTGGGCACGGTGCTGTTAGCGTCACTCAGACAACTAGGCCGCTACCTGATCTAACTGTTCATCATAGTGAGGTGATCCGGGGGCGTATTGCTGTAGGCGACAGTATTGAGGCTGAAGTTGATCTGCCACGCCGTCTGGATATTGCGCGCAACCATACCGCAACGCACTTACTGCAGTCTGCCTTGAGAGCAGTGCTGGGACAGCATGTTCGTCAGTCTGGCTCTCTCGTTGCCCCTGACCGATTCAGGTTTGACTTCACTCACCTTGAACCGGTCGGGAAAGAACGACTTCTGGAGATCCAGCACCTGGTGAATGAGAAGATAAGGCAGAATCTGTCGGTGGTTGCCCAAAATACCTCCTATGGGGAAGCGGTCTCGGAGGGCGCTACGGCTCTGTTTGGGGAGAAGTACGGCGAAGTCGTTCGCATGATCTCGATCGGAGATCCGCCGTTCAGTGTCGAGCTCTGCGGTGGCACGCACGTGCACTCCACAGGTGAAATAGGCATACTGCACATTATTGCTGAGGAGAGCGTTGGAAGCGGGGTCCGGCGGATTGAGGCGGTGACGGGGAGTGGGGCGGAGAGGTTACTCGAGCAGCGTGCATCCATGTTGGAGTTTCTGGCCTTGGAGTTGCAGACCGTGCCCGATGGTGTTGAGGCCAAGGTTTCCAGTATATTGGTTGAGCTGGATGTGGAGCGCAAGCGAGCACTTGCAATGGAGCGGGAGATAGCAAGGCAGATGGCAGGGCCATTGTTGTCCCAGGTGAAGGTGATCAATGGCGTAAATGTATTATCTGCCAAGGTATCAGCCACCAGTCCGGAGGCCGTGCGCGAGGTGGGTGATCGACTCAAGGAAGAGCTCAAGAGTGGGGTAATTGTGTTGGGGGCAGTCTATAATGAGCGGCCTAGCCTGCTCTCTATGGTTACCCCTGATTTGATAGCCAAGGGATTTCATGCTGGTGATTTGGTGAAACAGGTGGCTAAAGTGGTTGGTGGTGGAGGGGGTGGTAAGGCTGAACTTGGACAAGGAAGCGGGAAAGACGCGACTAAACTGGAAGAGGCTCTGAAGCAAGCTGCGAGTTTAGTTGAACTCCATTATGACAAAGACTCTGGCGTGTGGCGGAAGGACGTTGGCTGA
- a CDS encoding HAD family hydrolase — translation MKYKAVLFDLDGTLLNTLQDLADSVNSVLSSSGFPEHGLEAYKYFVGDGIEELAHRALPEKHRDKATLAKCITAIREEYRKRWANNTRPYQGIPGLLDALTARNIKLVILSNKPDDSTKATVSKLLSKWQFDIIMGASPSVPKKPNPKAALEIVQRLNIPANEFLYLGDSGIDMKTASTAGMYPVGALWGFRTAEELTANGAKALIRDPADLLGLLP, via the coding sequence ATGAAGTACAAAGCAGTGCTCTTTGATCTTGATGGGACACTATTAAACACGCTTCAAGATCTGGCCGATTCTGTGAACAGCGTGCTCAGTAGCTCTGGTTTCCCAGAACATGGGCTTGAGGCTTATAAGTATTTTGTAGGGGATGGGATAGAGGAATTGGCCCACCGAGCCCTCCCGGAGAAACATCGCGATAAAGCCACCTTAGCCAAATGTATCACTGCCATACGTGAGGAATACCGCAAGCGCTGGGCAAACAACACTCGTCCCTACCAAGGTATACCAGGGCTACTTGATGCCCTGACGGCTCGCAATATCAAACTGGTCATATTGTCCAACAAACCTGATGACTCCACCAAAGCCACAGTATCGAAGTTACTGTCAAAGTGGCAATTCGACATCATAATGGGAGCTTCGCCTTCCGTGCCCAAGAAACCCAACCCTAAGGCAGCCTTGGAAATTGTGCAACGTCTGAACATACCAGCAAATGAATTTCTATACCTTGGTGATTCAGGGATCGATATGAAGACCGCCAGCACAGCAGGCATGTACCCGGTAGGAGCGCTGTGGGGGTTTCGCACGGCTGAAGAACTGACTGCTAACGGGGCAAAGGCACTCATCAGGGATCCGGCCGATCTACTTGGTTTACTACCCTAG
- a CDS encoding DUF167 domain-containing protein encodes MKWEGSTKIQIKVKPRSKTEEIIEDENSLIVRVKDPPIEGKANRAVIRLMAKHFGVPENRVRISKGFKSKDKVIELLPVAGGTQNEKGR; translated from the coding sequence TTGAAATGGGAGGGCTCTACGAAAATACAGATCAAAGTAAAACCTCGCTCTAAGACCGAAGAGATAATAGAAGATGAGAACAGCCTCATAGTGAGAGTCAAGGATCCTCCGATAGAAGGCAAAGCTAACCGAGCAGTTATTAGATTGATGGCAAAACACTTCGGAGTCCCTGAGAACCGAGTCAGAATTTCTAAGGGGTTCAAGAGCAAAGACAAGGTTATCGAGCTATTGCCTGTTGCAGGAGGTACCCAAAATGAAAAAGGAAGATAA
- a CDS encoding YifB family Mg chelatase-like AAA ATPase, translating to MAIAKVNAAAIVGLEGQLVEVEVDISSGLPATTIVGLPDTGVQEARERVRAAIRNSGCIFPARRITVNLAPADLKKEGPAYDLPIAVGILLSSEQVAADISRVLFLGELSLDGSVRHTHGILPMVALAKENGLSTVVVPSSDAKEASLIEGIDVIPTSSLSELVRHLRGDSPITSYRPMPSEEATAQVWNVTDLTHIKGQEHAKRALEVASAGGHNIVMVGPPGSGKTMLARSIPSIFPKMTMEECLEVTKIYSVSGLLPSDTPLIAQRPFRAPHYTISNAGLVGGGRWPRPGEISLSHRGVLFLDEFPEFGHATLEVLRQPLEDKVVTISRAQGSITFPANFMLVAAMNPCPCGYYGDSVKECRCSSAEVTRYSKRISGPLIDRIDIFVDVPRVEYEKLADDRQDEGSEQVRARVEMARQIQRERFNGKGLCCNADATAVEVKEFCQVEPSAQGLLKTAMKQLSLSARGFHRILKIARTIADLESADVIKAHHLAEAIQYRPRSLSQ from the coding sequence ATGGCTATTGCCAAGGTGAATGCTGCAGCCATAGTCGGCCTCGAAGGCCAGCTAGTCGAAGTAGAGGTGGATATCTCGAGCGGGCTGCCTGCGACGACTATAGTGGGTTTGCCGGACACGGGAGTACAGGAAGCCAGGGAACGGGTTCGAGCAGCTATTCGGAATTCTGGTTGCATTTTCCCTGCCAGACGGATTACAGTTAATCTGGCTCCGGCTGATCTCAAAAAAGAAGGACCTGCCTATGATCTCCCCATTGCCGTGGGTATTCTCCTCAGCTCAGAGCAGGTGGCTGCTGATATTTCTCGGGTTCTTTTCCTGGGGGAGCTTTCTCTCGATGGCAGCGTGCGTCATACGCATGGCATACTTCCTATGGTTGCTCTTGCCAAAGAGAATGGGCTTTCCACAGTGGTAGTTCCTTCCAGTGATGCGAAGGAAGCTTCCCTGATAGAGGGTATTGATGTTATCCCCACTAGTTCGTTGTCCGAGCTGGTTCGCCATCTCCGGGGGGATAGCCCCATCACCAGTTATAGACCCATGCCTTCAGAGGAGGCGACAGCGCAGGTATGGAATGTCACTGACTTGACTCACATAAAAGGCCAGGAGCATGCCAAACGGGCGCTAGAGGTGGCGTCTGCTGGAGGACATAATATAGTCATGGTTGGCCCACCAGGCAGCGGTAAGACTATGCTCGCCAGGTCCATCCCCTCCATCTTCCCCAAGATGACTATGGAGGAGTGCTTGGAGGTGACCAAAATATACAGTGTGAGTGGGCTTCTACCTTCCGATACCCCCCTTATCGCTCAGCGTCCTTTCCGAGCCCCTCATTACACTATCTCTAATGCTGGGTTAGTGGGAGGAGGACGATGGCCGAGGCCTGGAGAGATAAGCCTGAGTCATCGGGGCGTTCTCTTTTTAGATGAATTCCCCGAGTTTGGACATGCTACCTTGGAGGTCCTGCGGCAGCCGTTGGAGGACAAGGTGGTGACCATTAGCCGCGCTCAGGGCAGTATTACTTTCCCGGCTAATTTTATGCTTGTGGCGGCAATGAATCCCTGCCCCTGTGGCTATTATGGTGATTCTGTTAAGGAGTGCCGTTGTTCTTCTGCTGAAGTGACTCGCTACAGCAAGAGGATCAGCGGTCCTTTGATTGATCGGATTGATATCTTCGTTGATGTTCCCCGCGTAGAATATGAAAAACTTGCTGATGATAGGCAGGACGAAGGCTCTGAACAGGTGCGTGCCAGGGTGGAGATGGCACGCCAAATACAGCGGGAGCGATTCAATGGGAAAGGACTTTGCTGCAATGCGGACGCAACCGCAGTGGAAGTGAAGGAGTTCTGCCAGGTAGAGCCGTCGGCTCAAGGACTACTCAAGACAGCAATGAAGCAGCTATCTCTTTCTGCCAGAGGTTTTCACCGTATTCTCAAAATTGCCCGGACTATTGCTGATCTTGAGAGTGCTGACGTGATCAAAGCACATCACCTGGCTGAGGCAATCCAGTACAGGCCGAGGAGCTTGTCACAGTAA
- a CDS encoding DUF1786 family protein — translation MRILAVDIGTATQDILLFDSSKVVENCFKMIMPSPTAVLAERISRATAARRPILLTGVTMGGGPSKRALSRHTSAGLAAYATAGAALTFNDDLEVVKGMGVTIVGPDEAVAQPSIETIELKDLDLAAIRRALDIFGVDSRLDAVAVAVLDHGFAPPGVSNRVFRFEYLRSLMTQRNELVSFAYLADDLPDYLTRMKAVVGSIDTDVHILIMDTGASAILGALQDREVSKHNRVLIANMGNSHTVAFHLQDNSVEGFFEHHTNILDGAKLDGLITRLARGALTHGEVYDGGGHGAVVIGKSHEEPFLAITGPRQDITAGSQLKLHRAGPHGDTMLAGCYGLVSACGLRIDDWREEIAQALAVST, via the coding sequence ATGCGCATTCTTGCTGTAGATATAGGCACCGCGACTCAGGACATACTACTATTTGATAGTTCTAAAGTGGTGGAGAACTGCTTCAAGATGATTATGCCCTCACCTACCGCAGTTCTTGCTGAGCGCATATCTCGTGCTACGGCAGCCAGGCGGCCCATACTGCTCACGGGAGTCACGATGGGTGGAGGGCCAAGCAAAAGGGCACTATCGCGCCATACCAGTGCAGGTTTGGCTGCCTATGCTACTGCAGGGGCAGCACTCACCTTTAACGATGACCTTGAGGTAGTGAAGGGTATGGGAGTGACTATCGTTGGCCCTGACGAGGCGGTCGCTCAGCCCAGTATAGAGACAATCGAGCTTAAAGACCTTGATCTGGCAGCCATAAGGAGGGCTCTGGACATCTTCGGCGTTGATAGCCGGCTCGATGCTGTCGCAGTTGCTGTACTCGATCATGGTTTTGCCCCTCCCGGGGTATCCAATCGAGTCTTTCGTTTTGAGTATCTCCGAAGCCTTATGACGCAAAGGAATGAGCTTGTGTCTTTTGCGTATCTTGCTGACGATCTCCCTGACTACCTGACCCGGATGAAGGCGGTAGTTGGGAGCATTGATACTGATGTTCACATACTCATCATGGATACCGGGGCGTCTGCCATTCTGGGAGCGCTGCAGGATAGGGAGGTTTCAAAGCACAACCGCGTGTTGATTGCGAACATGGGCAATTCTCATACTGTTGCCTTCCACCTCCAAGACAACTCAGTTGAGGGATTCTTCGAACACCATACCAATATTCTTGATGGCGCCAAGCTGGATGGGCTGATTACGAGACTGGCGCGGGGGGCCCTGACCCATGGTGAGGTCTATGATGGTGGGGGACATGGAGCAGTGGTTATTGGTAAGAGCCATGAGGAGCCATTTCTGGCCATAACCGGGCCGCGTCAGGATATTACGGCCGGTTCACAACTGAAGCTGCACCGGGCTGGACCTCATGGGGACACCATGCTGGCTGGCTGTTATGGCCTGGTGAGTGCTTGCGGCCTGCGGATAGATGACTGGCGTGAAGAAATAGCTCAAGCACTGGCAGTAAGTACCTGA